The Halostagnicola kamekurae genome has a window encoding:
- a CDS encoding MarR family transcriptional regulator, giving the protein MRFDADWMSRADDRILEHLADDGPDTPKEMADSDRVRFSRQHINARCKKLVGYGLLVHLGNGVYDITRGGEHYLAGELDARDLELE; this is encoded by the coding sequence ATGCGCTTTGATGCCGACTGGATGTCACGCGCCGATGATCGGATTCTCGAGCACCTCGCTGATGATGGGCCTGATACGCCCAAAGAGATGGCTGACAGCGACCGTGTGCGCTTCTCCCGGCAACACATCAACGCCCGGTGTAAGAAACTCGTCGGATATGGGCTTCTTGTTCACCTCGGGAACGGTGTCTACGATATTACTCGTGGGGGAGAACACTATCTCGCTGGCGAACTCGATGCTCGAGACCTCGAACTCGAGTAA
- a CDS encoding HalOD1 output domain-containing protein, whose product MERSSASRDEQSTELVVEIVDTLEACGLDPYSYQLYDYVDIEALKQVCATSSGNPEVRFTVEGIRIAVTPDTVTVLLDESTTASE is encoded by the coding sequence ATGGAACGATCATCGGCAAGTAGAGACGAACAATCAACCGAACTAGTCGTCGAAATCGTCGACACTCTGGAAGCATGTGGTCTCGATCCTTATTCCTACCAACTGTACGATTACGTCGACATCGAGGCACTCAAGCAAGTGTGCGCTACCTCGAGTGGGAACCCTGAAGTCAGATTCACCGTTGAAGGTATTCGGATTGCTGTGACACCGGATACCGTCACTGTCCTACTCGATGAATCTACTACTGCATCGGAGTGA